A DNA window from Desulfuromonas sp. contains the following coding sequences:
- a CDS encoding dTDP-4-amino-4,6-dideoxygalactose transaminase, protein MIIPFNKPFLTGKELHYISQAHQKMALAGDGSFTKRCHQWLKNKTGSKKALLTHSCTAALEMSAILANIEPGDEVIMPSYTFVSTANAFVLRGGIPVFVDIREDTLNLNENIIEEAVTDKTKAIIPVHYAGVGCEMDTILQIAKSHKLVVIEDAAQGLMATYKGTPLGSMGTFGTLSFHETKNVISGEGGALLVNDPNYTERAEIIREKGTNRSQFFRGEVDKYTWQDIGSSFLPGEIVAAFLFAQLEQANEITAERISQWNAYHNGFETLEKAGCLRRPIIPSHCKHNAHMYYILVGSLKQRTELIEYLGLNGINSVFHYIPLHDSPAGKKFCKQHGDLNSTTEISERIVRLPLWPTFNDHKKVIDIVTNFFN, encoded by the coding sequence ATGATCATTCCATTCAATAAACCATTTTTAACGGGCAAGGAGCTTCATTACATCAGTCAGGCTCATCAGAAAATGGCATTAGCTGGCGATGGTAGTTTCACAAAGCGTTGTCATCAATGGCTTAAAAATAAAACTGGAAGCAAAAAGGCACTTTTGACACATTCGTGTACTGCAGCATTGGAAATGAGTGCCATTTTGGCCAACATTGAACCAGGCGACGAAGTGATCATGCCTTCATACACCTTTGTATCGACAGCTAATGCTTTTGTATTACGCGGCGGCATTCCGGTTTTCGTCGATATTAGGGAAGATACGCTCAATCTCAATGAGAATATTATTGAAGAAGCGGTTACGGATAAGACAAAAGCAATTATTCCAGTTCACTACGCCGGAGTCGGTTGTGAAATGGACACTATCCTGCAAATTGCTAAATCACATAAGTTGGTGGTCATTGAAGATGCTGCCCAGGGGCTTATGGCAACCTACAAGGGAACCCCCCTTGGCAGCATGGGGACATTTGGAACTTTGAGCTTTCATGAAACCAAAAATGTTATCTCCGGCGAAGGCGGGGCATTATTGGTAAATGACCCGAATTATACTGAGCGAGCTGAAATTATTCGTGAAAAAGGGACCAACCGAAGTCAATTTTTCCGAGGCGAGGTCGACAAATACACTTGGCAGGATATAGGCTCATCATTTCTACCCGGAGAAATAGTAGCGGCATTTCTTTTTGCCCAACTCGAACAAGCGAACGAGATTACCGCCGAAAGAATCTCGCAATGGAATGCATACCATAACGGTTTTGAAACACTTGAGAAAGCCGGATGCTTAAGACGTCCAATTATTCCCAGTCATTGCAAACACAACGCGCACATGTATTACATACTTGTAGGCAGTCTAAAACAAAGAACCGAATTAATAGAATATCTAGGCCTTAATGGGATCAATTCTGTTTTTCACTACATTCCACTCCACGACTCACCTGCGGGGAAAAAGTTCTGCAAGCAACATGGGGACCTCAATTCAACAACAGAGATAAGTGAGAGGATTGTACGGCTTCCTCTTTGGCCAACATTTAATGATCACAAAAAAGTAATTGATATTGTCACCAACTTCTTCAA
- a CDS encoding glycosyl transferase family 2, whose product MQREGSLKNERVLVIIPAFNEALNISRVVAGVKTTIGTADILVIDDGSQDDTAELARSAGARVVSHPFNMGYGVAIQTGYKYALMNNYEYVVQVDGDGQHEPDSILDVLHPVILGEADFALGSRFLGTKCYVPSFSRKIGMFVFRKIVSIIIRKRISDCTSGFLAFNRHVMLFFVKDIFPCDYPDADVLISLHRAGFKIKEVAVEMHENTQGRSMHSGLSPLYYTFKMLLSILVVLLRSRTFYRGEKNDS is encoded by the coding sequence TTGCAAAGAGAAGGGTCTTTAAAGAACGAACGTGTACTCGTCATCATCCCGGCTTTTAATGAAGCGCTGAACATCAGTCGGGTCGTTGCTGGAGTTAAGACAACCATCGGAACGGCCGATATTCTGGTCATTGATGATGGCTCCCAGGACGATACGGCCGAGTTGGCTCGTAGCGCCGGAGCAAGAGTGGTTTCGCATCCCTTTAATATGGGATACGGAGTAGCAATTCAGACCGGTTACAAATATGCCTTGATGAATAATTACGAATATGTTGTTCAGGTTGACGGTGATGGGCAACATGAACCTGATTCGATTCTGGATGTTCTTCATCCGGTTATCCTTGGTGAGGCTGATTTTGCTCTCGGCTCAAGATTCCTGGGAACCAAGTGTTATGTACCTTCATTTTCCCGCAAGATCGGCATGTTTGTTTTCAGGAAAATCGTTTCAATTATTATCAGGAAACGTATCAGTGATTGCACCTCCGGGTTTCTGGCTTTTAATCGGCATGTTATGTTGTTTTTTGTGAAGGATATCTTCCCCTGCGATTATCCGGACGCAGATGTTTTGATCAGTCTCCACAGGGCTGGTTTTAAGATAAAGGAAGTTGCCGTGGAAATGCATGAGAACACTCAAGGGAGATCTATGCATAGCGGACTTAGCCCACTGTATTATACATTTAAAATGCTTCTCTCAATCTTGGTAGTTCTGTTAAGAAGCCGAACATTTTATCGGGGAGAAAAGAATGACTCCTGA
- a CDS encoding phosphomethylpyrimidine synthase → MTLIEKARAGTITEDMKLAAAEENVDAELLREKIANGTAIICKNRKRDNGKPLAVGAGLRTKVNANIGTSKDDIGIDKELEKARVAVAAGADAIMDLSTGGPIDEIRAAIISETEACIGSVPLYQAAVDTVVRKNKAMVDMTADEIFEGIEKHLDDGVDFITVHCGVTRSTVERMENEGRIMEVVSRGGSFTVEWMTHNDAENPLFEQFDRLIELVRPYDATLSLGDGFRPGCLADATDRAQVHELILLGELTQRAWKAGVQVMIEGPGHVPLNQIEANIQLQKRLCHGAPFYVLGPLVTDIAPGYDHITCAIGGTVAAAAGADFLCYVTASEHLRLPTIEDVHEGVMACRVAAHAGDIVKKVPGAIEKDIAMAKCRKVLDWEGQFNLALDPEKARRIRAESGVDESHGACTMCGEFCAYKVMNDRKTII, encoded by the coding sequence ATGACTCTCATTGAAAAAGCCCGTGCAGGCACAATTACCGAGGACATGAAACTGGCCGCGGCCGAAGAAAATGTCGACGCAGAACTTCTGCGCGAGAAAATCGCCAACGGAACAGCCATCATTTGCAAAAACCGGAAACGTGATAACGGCAAACCGCTGGCGGTCGGTGCCGGACTGCGCACCAAAGTCAACGCCAACATCGGCACCAGTAAGGACGACATCGGCATCGACAAGGAGTTGGAAAAAGCAAGGGTTGCCGTTGCTGCTGGCGCCGATGCAATCATGGACCTGTCGACCGGCGGACCAATTGATGAAATCCGTGCTGCCATCATTTCCGAAACCGAGGCCTGTATCGGTAGCGTGCCGCTTTACCAGGCGGCTGTTGACACAGTCGTCCGCAAGAACAAGGCGATGGTCGACATGACCGCCGACGAGATCTTCGAAGGTATCGAAAAACATCTTGATGACGGCGTTGACTTCATCACTGTCCATTGCGGCGTCACCCGTTCTACCGTCGAGAGGATGGAGAACGAAGGACGGATCATGGAAGTGGTGTCGCGTGGGGGCTCATTTACGGTCGAATGGATGACCCACAACGATGCCGAGAACCCTCTGTTCGAACAATTCGATCGACTGATTGAACTTGTTCGCCCCTACGATGCAACCCTCTCCCTCGGTGATGGTTTCCGTCCCGGTTGTCTGGCCGACGCCACCGACCGGGCGCAAGTCCACGAGCTGATCCTGCTTGGTGAGTTGACCCAGCGCGCCTGGAAGGCCGGAGTTCAAGTAATGATTGAGGGACCGGGTCATGTACCGCTCAATCAAATCGAAGCGAACATCCAGCTACAGAAGCGACTCTGCCACGGAGCTCCGTTCTATGTTCTCGGACCGCTGGTGACCGACATTGCGCCCGGCTACGACCATATTACCTGTGCTATCGGCGGCACGGTTGCCGCTGCAGCTGGTGCCGATTTCCTCTGCTACGTTACCGCTAGTGAGCACTTGCGCCTGCCGACGATCGAGGATGTCCATGAAGGGGTAATGGCTTGCCGTGTCGCCGCTCATGCAGGCGACATTGTCAAAAAAGTACCAGGCGCCATCGAAAAAGATATCGCTATGGCCAAGTGCCGCAAGGTACTAGACTGGGAAGGCCAGTTCAATCTGGCACTTGATCCGGAAAAAGCACGACGGATAAGAGCCGAATCCGGCGTTGACGAATCCCACGGGGCCTGTACAATGTGCGGTGAATTCTGTGCTTATAAAGTGATGAATGATAGAAAGACCATTATTTAA
- the alr gene encoding alanine racemase, whose protein sequence is MTTIRPTYAEINLSALRHNYRLLKAAAGEGTQLLAVVKADAYGHGAVVSARVLIEEGASLLAVAMVEEGIELRQAGIGLPILVMGAVSPGSEKAYIKHELAPYIFDPETAERLSRAYTAAGQVCHYHLKVDTGMGRIGIPLEDMEPTLHALSKLTNMRMAGLMTHFARADEPAEDLTDEQIGRFELVKEQVAKVGFEPRYIHAANSAGILTHQLPECNLARPGIALYGGWPSDHFKHLDLCPAMSLRTRIVQLKIVPCGTGISYGHKFVTARETRIATLPIGYADGYSRLLTGRGEALIRGQRVPVVGTVCMDWIMLDVTDVDGVDVGDEVTLLGNDGNGNVIRAEEWAEKIKTINYEVFCGISKRVPRRIVDEV, encoded by the coding sequence ATGACCACAATCAGACCGACATATGCCGAAATCAACCTGAGTGCCCTGCGCCATAATTACCGGTTGCTCAAGGCAGCTGCCGGAGAGGGGACGCAACTGCTTGCTGTCGTTAAGGCTGATGCTTATGGCCATGGTGCTGTTGTGTCGGCTCGCGTTTTGATCGAAGAGGGAGCCTCCCTTCTTGCCGTCGCAATGGTTGAAGAGGGAATCGAGCTGCGCCAGGCTGGTATCGGGCTTCCAATCCTGGTGATGGGAGCGGTCAGTCCGGGCAGCGAGAAGGCCTATATCAAGCATGAGCTGGCGCCATATATTTTCGATCCGGAGACGGCGGAGCGGCTTTCTCGCGCCTATACAGCTGCTGGTCAGGTCTGTCACTATCATCTCAAGGTTGATACCGGCATGGGACGGATCGGTATCCCGCTGGAAGATATGGAACCGACCCTGCATGCTTTATCGAAGTTGACAAACATGCGGATGGCCGGCTTGATGACTCATTTTGCACGGGCTGATGAGCCGGCCGAGGATCTGACAGATGAGCAGATAGGGAGATTCGAACTGGTCAAAGAGCAGGTCGCGAAGGTAGGGTTCGAACCTCGATATATCCATGCAGCCAACAGCGCCGGCATCTTAACCCACCAACTGCCCGAGTGTAATCTGGCAAGACCGGGGATTGCACTTTATGGTGGCTGGCCATCGGACCATTTTAAGCACCTTGACTTATGTCCGGCCATGAGTTTGCGGACGCGGATTGTGCAGCTTAAAATAGTACCCTGCGGAACCGGGATTTCTTACGGCCATAAATTTGTTACTGCCAGGGAGACCCGGATCGCGACGCTGCCGATTGGTTATGCCGATGGCTATAGCCGGCTACTGACCGGCCGGGGAGAGGCCCTTATTCGTGGTCAGCGGGTACCAGTTGTCGGCACCGTCTGCATGGACTGGATCATGCTCGACGTTACTGATGTTGATGGAGTCGATGTTGGTGATGAAGTAACCCTGCTTGGTAATGACGGCAATGGCAATGTTATTAGAGCTGAGGAGTGGGCCGAGAAAATCAAAACGATCAATTATGAAGTTTTCTGTGGTATCAGCAAAAGAGTGCCGAGGCGAATTGTAGATGAGGTCTAA
- a CDS encoding phosphomethylpyrimidine kinase: protein MEGVYLITDSTPDGLFERTEAALKGGTKTLQYRDKQSPFEQKVSMAKEMKELCRRYDVCFIINDSPELAVAVEADGLHLGQQDMPISDARKILGHSKIIGISTRTIEQAHKAERDGADYIAVGSMFTTGSKADAELVGPERLREIRKAVDKPIVAIGGIDRSNVSRVIDAGADAVAIISAVMEDSNPALAAREINLAFNRNKPYPNGKVLTIAGSDSGGGAGIQADLKTITLFGGYGMSAITALTSQNSLGVNGIHPCPPGFVADQINVVLDDFGADTIKTGMLFSSEIVELVANHLRDSAIPAVVDPVMIAKGGAPLLKPAAIAAVKNQLIPVTYLLTPNLPETEALVGYKVNDQDGMEQAAKDLQQMGARHVLIKGGHLEETADDLLLAGSRFFYLPSQRLETNHTHGTGCSYSAAITTLLAQGNTIEIAVKSAKHFIHEAIRTAPGFGSGHGPINHWCAKKFVEVRQKG, encoded by the coding sequence ATGGAAGGCGTCTACCTGATCACCGACAGCACACCGGATGGCTTGTTTGAGCGCACAGAGGCTGCACTAAAAGGAGGCACCAAGACGCTCCAATATCGAGATAAACAATCACCATTCGAGCAAAAGGTCTCGATGGCAAAAGAGATGAAAGAGCTCTGCCGCCGCTACGATGTTTGTTTTATTATAAATGACTCTCCTGAGTTGGCTGTGGCTGTCGAAGCAGATGGATTACACCTCGGGCAGCAGGATATGCCAATCAGCGACGCAAGAAAGATCCTCGGCCATAGTAAAATTATCGGGATATCAACCCGCACCATTGAGCAGGCACACAAAGCAGAACGGGATGGAGCTGACTACATCGCCGTCGGTAGTATGTTCACGACCGGCAGCAAAGCAGATGCTGAGTTGGTCGGACCTGAACGTCTCCGCGAAATCAGGAAGGCTGTCGACAAACCAATAGTTGCTATCGGCGGCATCGACCGTAGCAATGTCAGTCGGGTTATCGATGCCGGTGCCGATGCCGTGGCCATCATCTCGGCCGTTATGGAAGACTCGAATCCGGCCCTGGCAGCGCGGGAAATCAATCTGGCATTCAACCGCAACAAACCGTACCCGAACGGGAAAGTCCTGACCATCGCCGGCTCCGATTCCGGTGGTGGCGCCGGCATCCAGGCCGACCTGAAAACTATCACCCTGTTCGGCGGTTATGGCATGTCGGCCATCACCGCCCTGACCTCCCAGAACAGCCTTGGCGTCAACGGAATCCACCCCTGCCCGCCCGGTTTCGTCGCAGACCAGATTAATGTTGTACTGGATGACTTCGGAGCCGATACGATCAAGACGGGAATGCTTTTTTCGTCTGAGATTGTTGAACTGGTTGCCAACCATTTACGTGATTCGGCAATTCCAGCGGTTGTTGACCCGGTAATGATCGCCAAGGGAGGCGCCCCCCTGCTCAAACCGGCGGCAATCGCAGCGGTTAAGAATCAGCTTATTCCGGTCACATATCTACTGACACCGAACCTGCCCGAGACGGAGGCTTTGGTTGGCTACAAGGTTAATGACCAGGACGGGATGGAACAGGCGGCAAAGGATCTTCAGCAAATGGGCGCGCGCCATGTCCTGATCAAAGGTGGGCACCTTGAAGAGACCGCGGACGATCTCCTCCTGGCCGGCAGCCGGTTTTTCTATCTCCCCTCGCAACGGCTCGAGACGAATCACACGCACGGCACCGGATGCAGCTATTCGGCCGCTATCACAACCCTGCTTGCGCAAGGGAACACGATTGAAATAGCCGTTAAATCAGCCAAGCATTTTATCCATGAAGCAATCCGTACTGCACCCGGTTTTGGCTCAGGCCATGGGCCAATAAATCATTGGTGCGCGAAGAAATTCGTCGAAGTTCGACAAAAGGGATAA